A part of Periophthalmus magnuspinnatus isolate fPerMag1 chromosome 14, fPerMag1.2.pri, whole genome shotgun sequence genomic DNA contains:
- the hspb1 gene encoding heat shock protein beta-1, whose amino-acid sequence MAERRIPFTLMRTPSWDPFRDWHSRIFDQTFGMPILPEEGFHTTHWPGYFRPSFLAPDMTAAMSPMMYSSPVVAQQARTLARQMSSGMSEIKQTQDNWKVSLDVNHFSPEELVVKTKDGVVEISGKHEERKDEHGFVSRCFTRKYTLPPTANVEKVTSSLSPEGVLTVEAPLAKPALESSETTIPVTVDKSALAKK is encoded by the exons ATGGCCGAGAGGAGGATCCCCTTCACCCTCATGCGCACCCCCAGCTGGGACCCCTTCCGTGACTGGCACAGCCGCATTTTTGACCAGACTTTTGGGATGCCCATACTGCCCGAAGAAGGATTCCACACTACTCACTGGCCGGGCTACTTCAGACCTTCTTTCCTGGCTCCAGACATGACCGCAGCGATGAGTCCAATGATGTACTCCAGTCCCGTGGTGGCTCAGCAGGCCCGGACCCTCGCCCGCCAGATGAGCAGTGGCATGTCTGAGATCAAACAGACTCAAGACAACTGGAAAGTGTCTCTGGACGTCAACCACTTTTCACCCGAGGAGCTGGTGGTCAAGACCAAAGATGGAGTTGTGGAGATCAGTG GCAAACATGAAGAGAGGAAGGACGAGCATGGTTTTGTGTCCAGATGCTTCACCAGGAAATATAC ACTTCCACCCACTGCTAATGTGGAAAAGGTGACCTCATCCCTGTCCCCAGAGGGAGTACTTACAGTGGAAGCGCCTCTCGCCAAACCAGCCCTGGAGTCTTCAGAGACCACTATTCCTGTTACAGTTGACAAAAGTGCTTTAGCAAAGAAATAA
- the ywhag1 gene encoding 14-3-3 protein gamma-1, whose amino-acid sequence MVDREQLVQKARLAEQAERYDDMAAAMKAVTELNEALSNEERNLLSVAYKNVVGARRSSWRVISSIEQKTTADGNEKKIEMVRAYREKIEKELEAVCQDVLNLLDNFLIKNCNETQHESKVFYLKMKGDYYRYLAEVATGEKRGSVVESSEKSYNEAHEISKEHMQPTHPIRLGLALNYSVFYYEIQNAPEQACLLAKTAFDDAIAELDTLNEDSYKDSTLIMQLLRDNLTLWTSDQQDDEGEGNN is encoded by the exons ATGGTTGACCGCGAGCAACTGGTACAAAAAGCCAGACTGGCCGAGCAGGCTGAGAGGTATGACGATATGGCAGCTGCCATGAAGGCG GTGACAGAGCTGAACGAGGCATTATCTAATGAGGAGAGGAACCTGCTCTCTGTGGCGTACAAAAATGTGGTGGGGGCGAGGCGTTCGTCCTGGCGCGTCATCTCCAGCATCGAACAGAAGACAACGGCTGATGGTAACGAGAAGAAGATAGAGATGGTTCGTGCTTACAGGGAAAAGATCGAAAAGGAGCTGGAGGCCGTTTGCCAAGATGTGCTCAACCTCCTTGACAACTTCCTTATCAAAAACTGCAATGAAACTCAGCACGAGAGCAAAGTGTTCTACCTAAAGATGAAAGGTGATTACTACCGCTACCTGGCTGAGGTTGCCACTGGGGAGAAGAGGGGCAGTGTGGTGGAGTCCTCTGAGAAGTCCTACAATGAGGCTCATGAGATCAGCAAGGAACATATGCAGCCCACTCACCCCATCCGCCTGGGGCTGGCTCTCAACTACTCTGTCTTCTACTATGAAATCCAGAACGCCCCTGAACAGGCGTGTCTTCTGGCCAAGACCGCGTTCGATGATGCCATTGCTGAGTTGGATACTCTGAACGAGGACTCCTACAAAGACTCCACTCTGATCATGCAGCTGCTACGAGACAACTTAACGCTGTGGACAAGTGACCAGCAGGACGACGAGGGAGAAGGAAACAATTAA